In a single window of the Pelagibacterium sp. 26DY04 genome:
- a CDS encoding ABC transporter substrate-binding protein, giving the protein MIVLRAIVVVSALALAGPVGAQEMREVETVKGAVSIPAEPERIVVLNPAVAGYVYALGLDILAVTESYRSVTEDGFTQAWADEARASGSEVLPWDFEGYNFEQILGYGPDLIIAGGTGRPGFLANEAYDQLSAIAPTLFVDTALPNWEAELDFIANALGREDEAAAAMEIYEQRVAEVREAITLPEQPTIFVYATEPGAAPYFVPEDTPTPQLFAEVGFEPDPLGERYPDFERASTGDSVQVSHELAPEILSAPTMILFPWTPASPSAEEFSDDPLLGRIPAVANGDVYEMPDTIYRFDYYGALATLDAIEETFGQ; this is encoded by the coding sequence GTGATCGTTTTGCGTGCCATCGTTGTTGTCTCGGCCCTCGCACTGGCGGGCCCGGTGGGCGCGCAGGAGATGCGTGAGGTCGAGACGGTCAAGGGGGCCGTTTCCATTCCCGCCGAGCCGGAGCGCATCGTGGTGCTCAACCCGGCGGTGGCGGGATATGTCTATGCGCTCGGGCTCGATATCCTCGCGGTGACCGAATCCTATCGCTCGGTGACCGAGGACGGGTTCACCCAGGCCTGGGCGGACGAGGCGCGGGCATCGGGGTCCGAGGTGCTGCCCTGGGATTTCGAGGGATATAATTTCGAGCAGATCCTGGGCTATGGGCCGGACCTGATCATCGCGGGCGGCACGGGGCGGCCGGGGTTCCTGGCCAATGAGGCCTATGACCAGCTTTCGGCCATTGCACCGACGCTGTTTGTCGATACGGCGCTGCCCAATTGGGAGGCCGAGCTCGATTTTATCGCCAACGCGCTGGGGCGGGAGGACGAAGCGGCGGCGGCGATGGAGATTTATGAGCAGCGGGTGGCCGAGGTGCGCGAGGCGATCACTCTGCCCGAGCAGCCCACCATCTTCGTTTATGCCACCGAGCCGGGCGCAGCGCCCTATTTCGTGCCCGAGGATACGCCGACGCCGCAGCTCTTTGCGGAAGTGGGTTTCGAGCCCGATCCGCTGGGCGAGCGCTATCCCGATTTCGAGCGGGCCAGCACTGGGGATTCGGTGCAGGTGTCGCACGAATTGGCGCCGGAAATCCTTTCCGCGCCGACCATGATCCTGTTCCCCTGGACGCCGGCCTCGCCGAGCGCCGAGGAATTTTCGGACGATCCGCTGTTGGGGCGGATACCGGCGGTGGCCAATGGCGATGTGTACGAGATGCCCGACACTATCTACCGCTTCGACTATTACGGCGCGCTGGCGACGCTCGATGCGATCGAAGAGACGTTCGGGCAGTAG
- a CDS encoding siderophore-interacting protein, producing the protein MDYEKPATLKLPIVLRQVEVSRTEEVSPTLKRIWFTSDELKAFSKDGRNLPPFRSEGPEDHVKFFFPSPVDGVLSLPVQADGTIDWPKNPRPVARDYTPRGYRDGDTEVAFDFVLHGHGVASTWAATAKPGDRLHMAGPKASMTIPDADHFVLIADQTALPALCNWLEMLPQGKRVDALVWIDEEKSRIEIETTANVHWIVDANPEGMALIEAARALPRPGGNSFVWGAMEAGVLRKVRSLYLDEMGLERGQIDMAAYWRRGVDDDQLLADAMRIKETGSLEKPFLIRTAVQFRLPDLVSEGVDSLEALAQRAGVNADALARLMPGFVELGIFKRSSERITLGLAGDLLTSPFRRALFSQTTAKGRLHLAARGLPHFLQTGESAYKATFGTELEDDAANDREIGDQLGHELGHMVEALTSQTLGPLAAACGSKVTVIGTGAEAIVMSLFKNRPEMIGTAMVPGWALDEAREHIEEAGLKARAELAELGTALPHAETLVISAIGRRWSDAIIESIVAAQEASDIWLIELVARPESLELAEDAALIDAGFGLRPTELGPLTANLAEYGLAPEQTHTTRTGLRLTRFVATV; encoded by the coding sequence ATGGACTACGAAAAGCCGGCCACCCTGAAGCTGCCGATCGTGTTGCGGCAGGTGGAAGTCTCGCGCACCGAAGAGGTGAGCCCGACGCTCAAGCGCATCTGGTTTACCAGCGACGAGCTCAAGGCCTTCTCCAAGGATGGGCGCAACTTGCCGCCGTTCCGCTCCGAAGGGCCCGAGGATCACGTCAAATTCTTTTTCCCTTCCCCGGTGGACGGCGTGCTGTCGCTGCCGGTGCAGGCGGATGGGACCATCGACTGGCCGAAAAATCCCCGCCCCGTGGCGCGGGATTACACGCCGCGCGGATACCGCGATGGCGATACCGAAGTGGCGTTCGATTTCGTGCTGCACGGACATGGCGTGGCGAGCACCTGGGCGGCCACCGCCAAGCCCGGCGACCGGCTGCACATGGCGGGACCGAAGGCTTCGATGACGATCCCCGATGCCGACCATTTCGTGCTGATCGCCGATCAGACGGCGCTGCCGGCCCTGTGCAACTGGCTGGAAATGCTCCCCCAGGGCAAGCGGGTGGACGCCCTGGTCTGGATCGACGAGGAAAAATCGCGGATCGAAATCGAAACGACGGCCAATGTCCACTGGATCGTGGACGCAAACCCCGAGGGCATGGCGCTGATCGAAGCGGCAAGGGCCCTGCCCCGGCCCGGCGGCAACAGCTTTGTCTGGGGCGCCATGGAAGCGGGCGTGTTGCGCAAGGTGCGCAGCCTCTATCTCGATGAAATGGGGCTGGAGCGCGGACAAATCGACATGGCCGCCTATTGGCGGCGCGGGGTCGATGACGACCAACTCCTGGCCGATGCCATGCGCATCAAGGAAACCGGGAGCCTGGAAAAGCCCTTCCTGATCCGCACGGCGGTGCAATTCCGCCTGCCCGATCTGGTCTCGGAGGGGGTCGACAGCCTGGAAGCGCTGGCGCAGCGCGCCGGCGTCAACGCCGATGCGCTGGCGCGGCTGATGCCGGGTTTTGTCGAACTGGGGATATTCAAGCGCAGCAGCGAAAGGATCACGCTTGGGCTGGCCGGCGATTTGCTGACTTCCCCGTTCCGCCGTGCGCTGTTTTCCCAAACCACCGCCAAGGGCCGCCTGCATCTTGCGGCGCGGGGCCTGCCGCATTTTCTCCAGACTGGCGAGAGCGCCTACAAGGCGACATTCGGAACGGAGCTGGAAGACGATGCGGCAAATGACCGGGAGATCGGCGACCAGTTGGGGCACGAATTGGGCCATATGGTCGAGGCGCTGACCTCACAAACGCTGGGGCCACTGGCGGCGGCCTGCGGGTCGAAGGTGACGGTGATCGGCACAGGGGCCGAAGCGATCGTGATGAGCCTGTTCAAGAACCGGCCCGAGATGATCGGCACGGCGATGGTGCCAGGCTGGGCGCTGGACGAAGCGCGCGAGCATATCGAGGAAGCCGGGCTCAAGGCCCGCGCCGAACTTGCCGAATTGGGAACAGCGCTGCCGCATGCCGAAACGCTGGTGATTTCGGCGATCGGAAGGCGCTGGAGCGATGCGATCATCGAAAGCATCGTCGCGGCACAGGAAGCGAGCGACATCTGGCTGATCGAACTGGTGGCGCGGCCGGAAAGCCTCGAGCTTGCCGAGGATGCCGCCCTTATCGATGCCGGTTTCGGGCTGCGCCCGACAGAGTTGGGGCCTCTGACGGCCAACCTTGCAGAATACGGCCTTGCGCCCGAACAAACGCACACCACGAGGACCGGATTGCGCCTCACCCGCTTTGTTGCGACGGTTTGA
- a CDS encoding class I fructose-bisphosphate aldolase gives MSRLSEIAHQLVAPGKGILAADESTGTIKKRFDTIGLESTETTRRDYREMLFGADEAMSQYISGVILFDETIRQSAADGTPFVEMLRANNCLPGIKVDTGAKPMPGYADETVTEGLDGLRERLAEYARIGAAFAKWRGVIAIGENKPTRASIHANAHALARYAALCQEAGIVPIVEPEVLADGKPGDHTIETCEKVTTDTLAEVFEELRLAGVELDGMILKPNMVIPGINGPKVSVEDVAERTVRTLKATVPAIVPGIAFLSGGQTSEQASANLSAMHNLGKLPWALTFSYGRALQAEALAAWGGKAENVAAARKAFIHRAKMNSLASLGQWAPELDRAA, from the coding sequence ATGTCTCGACTGAGCGAGATTGCCCACCAGCTCGTAGCGCCCGGCAAGGGTATTCTGGCCGCCGACGAATCCACCGGCACGATCAAGAAGCGGTTCGACACCATCGGACTGGAATCGACCGAAACCACCCGCCGCGATTACCGCGAGATGCTGTTCGGCGCCGACGAGGCGATGAGCCAGTACATTTCCGGCGTCATCCTGTTCGACGAGACGATCCGGCAGTCTGCCGCCGATGGCACCCCATTCGTCGAGATGCTGCGCGCCAACAACTGCCTCCCCGGCATCAAGGTCGATACCGGCGCCAAGCCCATGCCCGGCTACGCCGATGAAACGGTGACCGAGGGCCTTGATGGCCTGCGCGAGCGGCTGGCCGAATACGCACGGATCGGCGCGGCTTTCGCCAAATGGCGCGGCGTCATCGCCATCGGTGAAAACAAGCCCACCCGCGCTTCGATCCACGCCAATGCCCATGCGCTGGCCCGCTATGCGGCGCTGTGCCAGGAAGCGGGCATCGTACCCATCGTCGAGCCGGAAGTGCTGGCCGACGGCAAGCCGGGCGACCACACCATCGAAACCTGCGAAAAGGTGACGACCGATACGCTGGCCGAAGTGTTCGAGGAGCTGCGGCTGGCCGGCGTCGAACTCGACGGCATGATCCTCAAACCCAACATGGTGATCCCCGGCATCAACGGCCCGAAGGTTTCGGTTGAAGACGTGGCCGAGCGCACCGTGCGCACCCTCAAGGCCACGGTTCCAGCCATCGTTCCGGGCATAGCCTTCCTTTCGGGCGGCCAGACCTCGGAACAGGCCAGCGCCAACCTCTCGGCCATGCACAATCTGGGCAAGCTCCCCTGGGCGCTGACCTTCTCCTACGGCCGCGCGCTACAGGCCGAAGCTCTCGCCGCCTGGGGCGGCAAGGCCGAGAACGTCGCAGCGGCCCGCAAGGCCTTCATCCACCGCGCCAAAATGAACTCGCTGGCTTCGCTGGGCCAATGGGCGCCGGAGCTGGACCGGGCCGCATAG
- a CDS encoding GNAT family N-acetyltransferase: MNPTIDYDPTFQLRTKRLVLRPTVPNDVERALEIRSNREVAHNLVAATLPPDPEKMTKWFSGHAEEWRQGTAYRLAITLNGRLIGVCDVFDITGGEGEIGYWLDRVAWGRGFGFEAAERLVRFGIEDVGLRSLRAGCADDNAASGAILRRLGFERLKDIRIFSTSREKEITQRRFHLDV, from the coding sequence ATGAATCCAACAATAGATTACGATCCCACCTTTCAGTTGCGGACCAAACGACTTGTGTTACGTCCGACCGTGCCGAACGACGTTGAGCGGGCACTTGAAATCAGGTCGAACCGGGAAGTCGCGCACAACCTTGTGGCAGCCACGCTGCCGCCCGATCCTGAAAAGATGACCAAGTGGTTTTCCGGTCACGCCGAGGAGTGGCGCCAAGGCACCGCCTATCGGCTGGCGATCACCTTGAATGGCCGTTTGATTGGCGTCTGTGACGTGTTCGATATCACTGGTGGCGAAGGTGAAATTGGCTATTGGCTTGATCGGGTGGCCTGGGGACGTGGCTTCGGATTTGAAGCGGCAGAAAGACTCGTCCGCTTCGGGATTGAAGACGTTGGCCTGAGGTCGCTACGGGCGGGTTGTGCGGACGACAACGCCGCGTCCGGTGCGATTCTCAGGCGGTTAGGGTTCGAGAGGTTGAAAGATATTAGGATTTTCTCGACTTCCCGCGAGAAAGAGATCACGCAGCGCCGCTTTCATCTTGATGTTTGA